The stretch of DNA CATCGGAATTGATTATAAAAGCATTTATGAAAAATAAAAACTCAAAAAGGAAAAATAATAGTATAATACACTACACAATGTTACTGTAAATTATCTTGTTCCTTTTTAAAGATTATTTTAAAAGCACTCTTTATAATTCCTATGAGTTCACTAAATATTTAAATCATGGTTTGTGCTCTTCCAATTTCATAAAAAACACAAAATGCTGAAAATCAAAAAAATTAATAGTGTTATGTAATACCAATTATATGAAAATGTAGAGTCGGGTCAATTCCCTTTGAGCTTAAATTATAAATCCAAATAGATTTGGCTCTTATCTAACCATGGAAGAAAATAGAATCCTATTTTAGAAACTTTTATAAAAAAGCAACTTTTAAATATAAATTTTATCCGTTTTTTAGCATTATTAAATTACAAAAAAACAATGCCATTTAAAGTGGTTTAGAGCTAAAGTAATACTATTTGGAAGTAAATGATTTATATTTTATATTTCGGATTGAGAGTTGCTGCTTTAGCATTCATTGATTTTTGCAAGTGATGAAGTTTATCTCTAAGAGATTTTACTTTTTCTGGATATTGAGAAGAAAGTTCATTCTTTTCAGAAATGTCTTTTGATAAATCATACAGTTCCACAGAGTTGGTTTCATAAAATTCAATTAATTTCCAATGCCCCTGTCTTATAGCTGCTCCAGGAGCCCAACCACTACCATGATAATGTGGATAATGCCAAAATATTTCTTTTCTATCTAATTCAGTATTTTTATTAAATAGTTTTGATATGTCATATCCGTCTAGTACATAATCTTTCGGTTTCTGAATTTTGGCTTGAGATAAAATTGTAGGGTAAAAATCATGTCCTATAACTGGCGCATCAACAATTCTTTGTTTGTCATTATGTTTTGCAGGCTTTACAAGTAAAGGTACTCGTATTCCTCCTTCGTATAACCACCCTTTACCTCCTCTTAATGGAAGTGTAGATGTAGGACCAACCCAATTACTATTTTTATTTAATGTACTAAGCCCTCCATTATCTGAAGTAAAAATGACCGTAGTATTATCATATATTCCTTTGTCTTTAAGTGCTTTTATTAACTTTCCAATATTTTCGTCAAGCGCATAAACCATAGAAGCATAAGCAGGGTTTCTTTGGTTAATCGTTGTTTGAGCAATACCTTCATCTATTATTTCTACTTTTTCACCCCCCATACGCTTCAATTTATCATTAAACTTTTCAATATTTCTTTTACTTGGCTGTATGGGGGTGTGCACTGAATAATATGAGAGCATAAGAAAAAAAGGATTGTTATTCCTTTCATTAATAAATTTTATAGATTCATTAGTAAGTCTATCTGTAAGGTATTCTCCATTGGAACCGTCTGCCAGTTTTGGATTATTATAAGGGGAGTAGTAACTATTTGGACTACCTCTGTGGTAACCTCCTTTATTTATCTCAAAACCTTGATCTTCAGGAAAAAACCCATCTCGACCTAAATGCCATTTACCTGCAAAAAAGGTGGCATATCCATTTTCTTTTAATACTTCTGCTATTGTTTTTTCTTCTAAAGGAAGTTCATCTAAATCTTTAGGACCCAATAACATCTTATTATCAGGATCATCTCCTGGTATCCAATCAGTCATATTACTTCTCGCCGGGTGTTTTCCTGACATGATTGAGGCTCTAGATGGAGAACACACTGAACCAGAAGCGTAGGCATTAGTAAACAAAATACTTTTCTTACTTAGAGAGTCAATATTTGGTGTTTCGTAAAAATCACTACCACTATATCCTAGGTCTGTCCACCCCAAATCATCAACAAGAATAAAAACAAAATTTGTTTTTTTCTGCTGCTCTTGTTTTGCACATGACGTGAAAAAAAATAAAGCTATACCTATATATAAATAAAATTTCCCGTTCATTTTTATTTTAAAATTAAACATTATTTATCTATATTTAACTATCGTTTTAATAATTTTAATGAACTCCCCAGAGGCAAGCCTCGAGAAAATTCTTTTCGATTAAAATTATCTGCATAGGGTTGTAATGGTTATATAGGGTTAATCAAATCATCATTTATTTCTTAAGTGTAAAATGTGCCTTAAATACCCGTATAACATCATCTCTAGGTTCTGTGTACTCAACTGTAAACCAATAACCATTTGTTGGCATTAATTTTCCATTAAAAGTACCATCCCATCCTGAATTTATAGGGCTTAATTGTTTTAGCAGCTTACCGTATCTATCATATATATAAATCTTGGCATTGGGTTGTGTCGCAATACCTCTTATATTCCATGTATCGTTTATACCATCCCCGTTGGGTGTGAAATACTTCGGATAGTCTATCACAATTTGCATTGCTGATACCTTATCACAATTGTACAGGTCTCGTACATAAACTGTGCGCGTACCACCAGGTACGTTTTCAAATCTGTTTTCTCTTTGCCATTCTCCGGAATCTAATTGATATTCATAATCACCATTCCCCGTTACAGTTACCTCCAATATATTATTCCCAGAAAAGGCATCTGAGCCCAATTCTATAGTAATACGCTCTGGAGGATAAGATCCTATAACTAATGTTGTTGCCGGGATCGTACAGCCTGTAATTCTATTGGTTGCTATTACTGTATAATCGCCTTCTTCAGTTGGAGTGTATGTAGCACCTGTAGCACCTGCTATAAGATTTACTGCTAAGCCTTCTTTATCTTTATACCATTGAAAGGAGTACTCAACTATATTTAATTTGGTGTCTATAGGAGGGTTCGCTAAGAACGTACTTAATACCGGAGGAATGGATGTACTATTTGCTGATAGGCATATTACATATTCGTCTTCTATACCAATCTCTGGTACGGGGTTTACTATCAAGGTTATAGGAACGACTTGAGAACATTCGTTTGCTTTTGGTTTTACATTAACATATATGGTTTGGGTGCCTTTTACTGTATTGATAAAGTTTCCGGGAGTTTGTATCGCATTATTATTTCCTGCTATAGCATCGGTTTCTTGTTCATAATAAAAGAAGTCAAAGTCTAAGGGATTTAATCCGTTTAATATATCGATCTCTCTCCTGCGAACATCAAAATTATCAAAACCATTATTATCTATTTCGCATTCTTCTATTGGTGTTGGGGTTACATTTAATACATCATATATAATGGTTTTCAATTCCATTGTAATAACCGATGTACAGGTATTTGTGCCTGTCGCCAAAACCAAAACAGTATTATCTAGCAAGGCGTTATTAAATTGGGTTGGATCTGCTATTGAGTTATTGGTATCTAAGTCTGTTTGTGTTTTAAAATATTGCAGCACTATTGAAGTGTCTCCTCCTGTAATTTGATCTTCTCTAACTGTTAAATCGTAAAACGTATCGACTTGATTATTGCATATTCTAATTGGATCTGGAGTAAAGATGACCGGATTAGGACTTACCACCAAATTGAACGACATATCTGTACTTACACATTCTTGTGGATCTAAAATTCCGTCGTTGTTATCGTCAAACTGAGCGCGTACATAAATGGTTTTAGCTTCACTTAAATATGTATTAGGCGTTGTTGTTATAGGGTTATTATCTATAGCATCTTGTTTGCTTTCATGGTAAGTAACAATTATAGGGCGTGTTTGTGTTCCTATTACCTCAGGCAGCTTAGTACTTAAATCGAAAGTTGCTTCATTGGTATCACTACACAGAATATAATCTACTATGGTATTTTTAATTGGTAGTGAGTCAACGTTTAAAGTGATATGATGTCCCAACCCTAAACAGGCATTTACAGCATCACTATCCAATCTTACATAAATATTTTGGATATTAGGATAACCTTCGTTTCTATGATTACTAATATCTACTATCGGATTTATTTCTGCTAAAGCATCGGCTTCATTGTTGTAAAACGTTACAGTAAAATTATGTGGTAATGGGAAGATATCTTTTATTTTTTGTTCAGCATCACTAAAATCAAAGGCAGCTATACCATTAGTATTATCGTTGTCTATTTGTTTATCATCACATATATAATACTCTAAGGTATTAAATGATGCTGGTATTTGAGACACGCCAACTACTAAATTTACCCTAGATGTTCTATAACAACCATTGGCAGTTTCTATTCTAGCGTAAATGGAACTCCCAGTTATAGGAGTAGGGTTTTGATAAGCTATGAAATTTGTTATCTGATCTGTAACTAAACCTGTTTTGGCTTGGGCATCACTTAAATAATACGTGAAAGTCTCGTTTAAATAATCGGTAGAAATTAACTGATTGGCTTCTGTTAAATTAAATAAACTTCGTCCATCAGAATCATCATCACATTGCTTTAATTCAACAACCGGGGTTACTATAGGCAATGGATGGACAATTAAATTAAAAGACGTTGTATCATAACAAGTGTTGTTAAGCCTATTTTCAATACGAGCATATATAGGTTGAGAGTTCGTTGTATTAGAAATATCTCCTATAATTTCAGTTCCCAAAACACCTACATCGGCTTTATTTTCTGTATCATAGAATTTTACTGCAAAGTCTACTCCAGATTGCCCCCCTAAAACCTCATTAGTTTTGGTTGAAAGATTAAAAAGAACCTTTCCATTAATATCACTGCCATCTAATCCATCATCACATAACTCGTAATCAACTGGCTGATTCGCTATAGGAATTGGTACTACATTAATATTAAAACTTGCTATCTCAAAACATGTTTGTGTAAGATCAGCTATCCGTACCCATATAGTTTCTGTAATTAATGTATTGGTGTACAAAGTAGGTAAAGCACCTTTATTATCTCTAGCATCAGCTTCTGCAGGATGAAATGAGACCACTACTTCAGAAGCTGGTTGACTCCCTAAAACCAAGTTTTTATTATTAGCAAAGTCGAAAACTTCTATACCATCACTTCCAACATCACAATTAAAAATATCTATAGGTGGTGATGTTACCAGAACTTCTCTAATCATTTCTATACAAACCTCCTTAGTATATTCACAACCAAAATCATCAACTACTCTATATGTATAACAATGTGTTCCTGCAGTAGTTGGTTGCACAATAATATCATTACCTGAAGTATTTATGATAGATGCATCCACATCCCAAGTTTCAGAAACAATACTTGGTGTAAACGAATAGTCTACTGGTAAAATACTAGGATCAAAATCAATACTCCAACTGAAAATAGTTCCATTATCTCCTCCAATATTATCAATTATTCGTATTTTCCATTGGCCATTTAAAGGAGATCCTACCAAACCATTTAAAGGGTTTTCAGATCTATAATTTCCAGCCGGCACGTAGTCGTCGATATAGGTACCCGGACCGTTTTCCAGTGTAAAAATTCCTCCACTAACAATGCCTTGTTTTAACGTTGGTAAACTATTATCCGGGACAATACAGTACTCACTACCTATGCCGGGTGTAAGGTTTCCTGTATTATCTCCCCTATGTCCATCAGCCCAAGGGTGTCCAAAATTTGCCGTAATCCCTCCTTGACTGGATAATATTCTAACCGTTTGCCCGCTAGGAGAAATGATGTCAATATGCAAATCTCCAACAAAAGAATGCTCCATGTTCAAGCATATACTTTTTAGCTGATTAATGTTCGATAAGGTTTCTCCAGAATTAAAACAATCAACAAAAACAGAGGTTTCATAAGAAACTCCATTTCCATCAGGCAATACAGTGTTAGATCCAACAGGAGGGGTGCAATTATCGTCAAATTTAGTAGTATTGACATGGCCTTCAATAGTCGTTGATTCTCCAAAACAAAGTACCGTATCTCGCGCTTCTGTTTTAGAGAAGGTAGGCTCAGTTGACACTTGAATAACCTGATCTATGTTTTTTGATGTTGTGCATCGCGTAGGTGTAGTACCTTTAACTCTTAAATTAGCGATATAAACCCCAGGTGTTGTATACGAAAATGATGCTGTTGTTCCTGCTATGGTGTTCCCATCTCCTAAATCCCATTCATAAATAGCTCCAGTTGAATTACTTGAAAATGTAGCACTCCCTTCAAGCGTGATGGTTTGGTTTACACAAACTCTAATAATCCCACTAGCATTTTTGGCTGGTGAGTAACTATCTAATTGTAAATCTATAGTTTGGCACGTTTGAGACAAAGCACTATATGCAAATAAAAATAATGATAGTTTTAAAATGTATTTCAATATTACCAAATTATAGTACCTCAAAGATTATTAATTTTTTTATGTTAATCGTTATAATTGATATTTTATTTATAAATATTTCTTATACCTAGATTTTTTTATAGTTTGCTTTAATAGATCTATTACTTCGTAACACTACTTTGAAGTGCAAAAAACCTCAATCTGAGAACAAAAGCCTAATTTTTAGCTTCAATAAAAAAAGTCAAAATGAGTTCATAAAACAATAGTTATTCTGAACAGTCGGTATTAATAATGGAACTCCCATCTAAATCCCAACTACTCTGTACAGGAATACACAAATGGTTTAATGCTGTTACCGCAACATCAACTATTCTGGGGGTATTATCATAATTATGCACATCTATCACTTCGCTAACTGTAGCGTCTTTCCATACTCCTTCTGCTAATGTTCCATGTGCCAAATTCATACTTGAATCTGTAATGGTATTGCCTGTTCCTTCGGTCAACTTCCAATGCCCTTGTAAATTTGCATATTTAGAATGTGTATTGTCTAGAACCTTGCATGTCCATGTACCAACATCATCAGCACTCAATAAGGTGTTAAAAACCCTTACTTCTGCAATATAGCCATTATACTTATAGGCATTGTTCCCATCGGCTCCTATGGTAAAAGGGAAAGTATTATCTATATTTCCTATGCCAGCCATTGATGCGCTGTTCTTTAAAACGCCGTCTATATATACATCGAGCATGCCATCTCGGTCAAATGTAGCACTTACGGTATGCCATTTATTATCTGTGATCTCTTCTGTTTCTACATCTACCCTGTTGGTGCTGTCACCTACATTGACTTTAAATTTTTTAGTACTGGGCTTAAATGAAAACACATACCCCGGCAATAAACCGCTGCCCCAATCTTTCTTTGCAACAATGCTTACATCATTGGGTGCATCTGACCTAAAACGGCACTCGATTGAAAAATCTTGAGACGTTCCAAAACTATGCGAAGTATTGTTTGGAATACTAATACTTGCGTTTCCTTTAAACTCAAGCTCTGTGGTACTATTTAAACAATTCTCTGCCGGAGGAA from Flavivirga spongiicola encodes:
- a CDS encoding T9SS type B sorting domain-containing protein → MKYILKLSLFLFAYSALSQTCQTIDLQLDSYSPAKNASGIIRVCVNQTITLEGSATFSSNSTGAIYEWDLGDGNTIAGTTASFSYTTPGVYIANLRVKGTTPTRCTTSKNIDQVIQVSTEPTFSKTEARDTVLCFGESTTIEGHVNTTKFDDNCTPPVGSNTVLPDGNGVSYETSVFVDCFNSGETLSNINQLKSICLNMEHSFVGDLHIDIISPSGQTVRILSSQGGITANFGHPWADGHRGDNTGNLTPGIGSEYCIVPDNSLPTLKQGIVSGGIFTLENGPGTYIDDYVPAGNYRSENPLNGLVGSPLNGQWKIRIIDNIGGDNGTIFSWSIDFDPSILPVDYSFTPSIVSETWDVDASIINTSGNDIIVQPTTAGTHCYTYRVVDDFGCEYTKEVCIEMIREVLVTSPPIDIFNCDVGSDGIEVFDFANNKNLVLGSQPASEVVVSFHPAEADARDNKGALPTLYTNTLITETIWVRIADLTQTCFEIASFNINVVPIPIANQPVDYELCDDGLDGSDINGKVLFNLSTKTNEVLGGQSGVDFAVKFYDTENKADVGVLGTEIIGDISNTTNSQPIYARIENRLNNTCYDTTSFNLIVHPLPIVTPVVELKQCDDDSDGRSLFNLTEANQLISTDYLNETFTYYLSDAQAKTGLVTDQITNFIAYQNPTPITGSSIYARIETANGCYRTSRVNLVVGVSQIPASFNTLEYYICDDKQIDNDNTNGIAAFDFSDAEQKIKDIFPLPHNFTVTFYNNEADALAEINPIVDISNHRNEGYPNIQNIYVRLDSDAVNACLGLGHHITLNVDSLPIKNTIVDYILCSDTNEATFDLSTKLPEVIGTQTRPIIVTYHESKQDAIDNNPITTTPNTYLSEAKTIYVRAQFDDNNDGILDPQECVSTDMSFNLVVSPNPVIFTPDPIRICNNQVDTFYDLTVREDQITGGDTSIVLQYFKTQTDLDTNNSIADPTQFNNALLDNTVLVLATGTNTCTSVITMELKTIIYDVLNVTPTPIEECEIDNNGFDNFDVRRREIDILNGLNPLDFDFFYYEQETDAIAGNNNAIQTPGNFINTVKGTQTIYVNVKPKANECSQVVPITLIVNPVPEIGIEDEYVICLSANSTSIPPVLSTFLANPPIDTKLNIVEYSFQWYKDKEGLAVNLIAGATGATYTPTEEGDYTVIATNRITGCTIPATTLVIGSYPPERITIELGSDAFSGNNILEVTVTGNGDYEYQLDSGEWQRENRFENVPGGTRTVYVRDLYNCDKVSAMQIVIDYPKYFTPNGDGINDTWNIRGIATQPNAKIYIYDRYGKLLKQLSPINSGWDGTFNGKLMPTNGYWFTVEYTEPRDDVIRVFKAHFTLKK
- a CDS encoding sulfatase, translated to MNGKFYLYIGIALFFFTSCAKQEQQKKTNFVFILVDDLGWTDLGYSGSDFYETPNIDSLSKKSILFTNAYASGSVCSPSRASIMSGKHPARSNMTDWIPGDDPDNKMLLGPKDLDELPLEEKTIAEVLKENGYATFFAGKWHLGRDGFFPEDQGFEINKGGYHRGSPNSYYSPYNNPKLADGSNGEYLTDRLTNESIKFINERNNNPFFLMLSYYSVHTPIQPSKRNIEKFNDKLKRMGGEKVEIIDEGIAQTTINQRNPAYASMVYALDENIGKLIKALKDKGIYDNTTVIFTSDNGGLSTLNKNSNWVGPTSTLPLRGGKGWLYEGGIRVPLLVKPAKHNDKQRIVDAPVIGHDFYPTILSQAKIQKPKDYVLDGYDISKLFNKNTELDRKEIFWHYPHYHGSGWAPGAAIRQGHWKLIEFYETNSVELYDLSKDISEKNELSSQYPEKVKSLRDKLHHLQKSMNAKAATLNPKYKI
- a CDS encoding alkaline phosphatase family protein codes for the protein MRKAILIIILGVQVLSCSKKSVKEETPPPTPGEEITKKVLIIGIDGCRPDAITAANTPNLDALIANGTYSLDARNIKTTFSGPGWSSMLTGVWEDKHGVTDNSFNGSNFSNYPHFFKYIEESNPVYRTVSVSQWHPINDKIVLAHADATSNAQDSSEDVKNKAVTELGVEDLTTLFVHFDDVDHAGHGSGFSPTNPNYLTAIETVDHAIGSVITALKGRANYSKENWLILVSTDHGGLGTSHGGNSEEERTIFVIASGDTVPKKEIAKTTTQTTVPPAENCLNSTTELEFKGNASISIPNNTSHSFGTSQDFSIECRFRSDAPNDVSIVAKKDWGSGLLPGYVFSFKPSTKKFKVNVGDSTNRVDVETEEITDNKWHTVSATFDRDGMLDVYIDGVLKNSASMAGIGNIDNTFPFTIGADGNNAYKYNGYIAEVRVFNTLLSADDVGTWTCKVLDNTHSKYANLQGHWKLTEGTGNTITDSSMNLAHGTLAEGVWKDATVSEVIDVHNYDNTPRIVDVAVTALNHLCIPVQSSWDLDGSSIINTDCSE